The genomic segment AAGCTGAGGATGAGGGTCGGCTTGTCAGCACGGAGGACGTTCAGCTACCAGCCAATGGTGAACCGGCAACAGTCCGAATGCGGCTCACAGCGACCGAGACAGGCCCTCGGATCTTCCGTTTCAGCGTCCCTGTTCAGGCGGGTGAAATGGTGACGCAAAACAATGTGCGGGAGGTGCTGATCGTCGTCGAAGACCGCCGAGAAAAAATCCTCTATTTCGAGGGGGAGCCACGGTTTGAGGTGAAATTCGTCCGACGCGCTGTCGCTGACGACGAGAACTTGCAAGTCGTCGTGCTACAACGTACCGCCGACAACAAGTATCTCCGACTCGATGTCGACGACGCTGACACTCTGGTCGGTGGCTTTCCGAAAACCCGAGAGGAGTTGTTTCAGTATCGCGGGCTCATCCTCGGTAGTATCGAGGCGAGATATTTCACGCCCGACCAGCTACGAATGATTGCCAGCTTCGTCAATCAGCGCGGTGGTGGTTTCCTCATGCTTGGCGGTCGTAGTGCGTTCGCGGAGGGTGGCTACGTCGGCACGCCGATCGCCGACATTCTTCCCGTTGTTCTTGGTGAACCACTGTTAATCGACGGTGAACCGGCTTTCACTGAAATCACCGTTTCGCCGACGCGCGCTGGGCAGACTCACCCAGTGATGCAAGTGGACGACACAGAGGAAGCTTCAGCCAAACGGTGGAAAAACTTGCCCGCTGTTTCAAGCCTCAACCCGATCTTTGAGACCAAGCCAGGTGCGACGACTCTGCTCACCGGCACCAGTGAATCTGACGAGCGCATAGTTCTTGCCTTCCAACGCTACGGTGCGGGTAAAACACTGGCATTGCCGATTCAGGATTCCTGGATGTGGCAGATGCATGCTGATGTCGCGCCCGACGACATGACGCATGAACTATTCTGGCGCCGGATGCTCCGCTGGTTGGTGGACGGCGTGCCTGACCAAGTCGTCGCCAGTGTCCGACGTGACCACGTAGAGCCCGGCGAACCAATTGAACTGTTGACTGAAGTTGTCGATGGCACATATTTAAGAATGAACAATAGCCAGGTGATTGCCGAGATGACATCACCCTCTGGCGACTTCGTGGAGATACCGCTCGACTGGACGACCGAGCGCGACGGTGAGTACAAAGGTCATATCACGCCAACCGAGGAGGGGCTCTACAGAATCCGCGTTGAAGCAACTAACAACGACAACCTCGTTGGAACAGACATGGCGTATTTTTTCGCGTCTGCCAGCGACGACGAATTCTTCGACTCAGCCATGCGTGCTCCACTCCTTCGTCGGATCGCAGACGAAACCAGTGGTCACTTTTATACCGTCGACACCGTGGAGTCGCTACCTGAGGACATCGCCTACACCGGTGCTGGTATCACCATCGTTGAAGAACTCGAACTCTGGGATATGCCGATCCTACTGCTACTACTCATCGTGCTCGTTGGAAGCGAATGGGGATACCGACGGATTAGGGGATTGTCATGAACCGCAAAGGGTTGGTGCTACTCAGCCTAATGTTGGCTACCGGCCTGCCCATATCGCTGTCGGCTGAGCAAAACCACGTAATCGTGGTCTCCGGGCTCGGCGGTGCCCAAGAGTACCGCGACCGGTTCTACGAATGGAGCATCCAACTTGTCGACGCTGCAATTGACCGGCACGGGATTCCGGCTGACCAGGTAGTTTTTCTCGCTGAGCAACCTGACCGTGATCCCGATCGGATTCGGGCACGGTCGACTTGGGAAAATATTCAGACTGCGATCACCGAGGTGGCCGAACATGCGGCGTTCGATGATCTGGTCCTGATTGTCTTAATCGGACACGGTTCATTTTCAGGGAGCGTATCCCATTTCAACCTGCCCGGCCCAGATCCGACAGTTGTCGACTTCGCCGTTGCTCTCAACGAACTTCGCGATCAACAAGTGGTGTTCGTCAACACGGCGACGGCTAGTGGTGAGTTTATCGCGGGGCTCTCTGGCCCTAAACGCACGATCATTACGGCGACCAAGACTGCGCGCGAGCGCAACGAAACAATATTTGGCGAGTTCTTTGTTGAGGCGTTCGCAGGGCGGGTGGTGCCGGAATTCGAAACGCCTACTGCCACCAACAATGTGAATGGAATAGCTATCGATGATGTAGCCGATGCCAATAAGGACGGTCGGGTCTCGTTGCTCGAGGCGTTTGACTATACGCGGCATCAAGTCGCGCGGGTATACGAGGAGAGTGGCCTGCTATTAACCGAACACGCAATGCTTGACGACAACGGCGACGGTTACGGCTCAGACGAACCAGACCCTCTCACCGCTGGCGCCGACGGACGGATCGCGCAAGCGCTCTTCCTCACTCCAAGCGGGAGACTCACCACGGCAGAATTAGAAACTGATGATCCAACTCTTATGGGACTCTACGCGGAGCGCAACGCGATTGAAAAACGCGTGTTGGCGCACCGGACATTAAGAGACGGCATGGATAGTGCAATTTACGAACAGGAACTCGAGCGGCTACTTATCGATCTCGCCCTCAAGAACCGCGAGATCAGGAACGCTGAAGATGAGGTGCCACAACCGTGAGGATAAGGTTACTCCCGGCCCGTTGGTTCGTTGGGATCGCAGTGGTCACGGCCGCTTTCAGCGTTGCCGCCAGTAGCATGGTGGCCGAAACACAATGGCGACGTGAAGTCGTGTCACTTGACGCGGCGAACACCGCCTACGATGGACGGTTTACTTTCGTTCGGCTGCAGTACGGTATGGCCCTCGGTAGGTTCGGTGGCCGAGGGCTTCCACCATGGGCGCATGATTACCCACGCGCCGAGCGTAATTTTATGAAGATTCTCAATGAGATCACTGGCCTTACACCGTTTCTTGGACCAACTGGCGGTAACATTCTTCGACTCGGCGATCCCGAACTCTACAAGTACCCTCTGGCCTACATGTCGGAGCCTGGCTTCTGGACGATGACCGAGGAGGAGACGCTCACCCTGCGTCACTACATCGAAAAAGGCGGTTTTCTCATTTTCGATGATTTTCGAGGGCGGCACTGGTACAACTTCGAAAAGCAGATTAACCTTCTACTACCAGAGGCATCCCTCGTCGAGCTTGACATCTCACACCCGATCTTTCACTCGTTCTTCGAGATTGAGTCGCTCGACTTTGTCCAGTTCTACCGGCGAGGTGGTCGACCAAGTTTTTTTGGTGTCTACGAGGATAACGAACCCACGAATCGTTTACTGTTGATTGCAAACTACAACAACGACATCGGCGAATATTGGGAGTACTCGGATACGGGATTCACGCCGATCGAGCTGTCGAATGAAGCATACAAACTCGGCGTGAACTACATAATTTATTCCATGACTCACTAGATATGTCTGTTCAGCTCTGCACAAAAGGGTAGAAATCACATACACACTGAAGTCACGAAATTTGTCTAGCTCGGAGGTGGGACGCGTGGAAGCATTCGAAAATCAACCGCTTGACCTTGAATCACCTGACGATGTGGCGCTCGCCGACCGTATGAAGGCCGGCCGTGCCCAGATTATTTCTGAAATCAAGAAGCAGATTATTGGACAGGACGAAGTGATCCACGAGATCCTGCTCACCCTGTTCGTTGGAGGTAATAGCCTGATCGTCGGCGTGCCGGGTTTAGCCAAGACACTCATCATCCGGACAATGGCTCAGGTTCTGGACCTCAAGTTCAACCGGATTCAGTTTACGCCGGACCTGATGCCATCAGACATTACTGGTACCGACATCATCCAAGACGACCCACAGACCGGCGGGCGCAAGATGGTCTTTTCACCAGGACCAGTTTTCACCAATATCCTACTAGCGGACGAGATCAACCGGACGCCTCCCAAGACTCAGTCGGCGTTGCTTGAAGCAATGCAGGAACATCGCGTTACGATTCAGGGTCGCACCTACACCCTAGAAGAGCCGTTCTTCGTTTTTGCTACCCAAAATCCGATCGAACTCGAAGGCACCTATTCCCTGCCCGAAGCACAACTCGACCGATTCATGTTCCATATCATCATTGAACATCCACCTGAAGACGAGGAATTCGAGGTCGTCCGAACCACCACGTCGATCCAGAACCCTCAGTTCTCACATACCATCACCGGCGACGATCTCGTGAAATTCCAAGAACTTGTCCGTAAGGTGCCGGTTTCAGAGCCGGTCATGCGCTATGCCCTCAATCTAGTCCGCGCGAGCCGTGCCGATAAGGATGGACCCGACTTCGTAAAGAAATGGATTGCGTTTGGTGCTAGCGTTCGTGCTGCTCAGTACCTCGTGCTGGGAGGAAAGGCGCGGGCGCTTAATGAGGGCCGTTATCACGTAAATTTCGATGACATCCGGGCATTGGCGCATCCCGTACTCCGGCACAGGGTCTTAACCAATTTCCACGCAATGTCAGAGAGTGTCACAACGGATCAAATCATTGATCAGCTTTTAGATACGGTGACCGTGCCGACTTCGGGGATGTAGGAATCATGGCGACCCAGAGACACACCCTCATTCCAGGGGCGTCATTCGTCGACCCGAAGGTGTTGGCCCGAATAGGTAATCTTGAACTTCTGGCCCGCATACTCGTAGACGGCTTCATTAACGGCATCCACAAGGCGTCTTCCCTAGGTGTGTCAGTTGATTTCGCTGAACACCGCGGCTACATGCCTGGCGACGACATTCGTCGTATTGACTGGCGGCTTTACGCTCGGACCGACCGCTATTACGTAAAGGAATTTGAAGCCGACTCGAATGCCAACTTCTCGGTAATCCTAGATGTCTCGAAGTCAATGGGGTTCTCAAGTGGAGGACTCTCGAAACTTGACTACGCGAAGTTTTTAGCTGCGTCGCTCACCTATCTGGCGAACCAGCAACGGGATCGCGTGGGTATTGTCACATTCGACAGCGAAATCATCGAGCGAGTGCCTCCATCGGCGAAGCATCTTGATGTTGTATTCCACACGATTGATCGTGCGATCGCTGGCCGACCAGGCCTGCTTGGAGATCCGCTGTTTCGGATGACAGAGTTTTTTAAGCGGCGTGGAATCCTCGCTTTGATCTCTGACTTCTACGAAGAACCAGATACCATCCTCAGCGCAGTAAAACAATTTCGTGCTCAGGGGCACGACGTGATGGTCTTCCACGTTCTCGACCCGGCTGAACTCGAGTTTCCGTACGATACCGCTTCCAGTTTTGAAGACATGGAGAGCGGTGAGCGGATTCCGATCGTGCCCGAGAACCTCCGCGAACAGTATAAGAAACTCATTGAAGAACATACGTCGGCACTTGCAAAGTCCTTCACCGAACAACAAATC from the Vicinamibacterales bacterium genome contains:
- a CDS encoding DUF4159 domain-containing protein; translation: MRIRLLPARWFVGIAVVTAAFSVAASSMVAETQWRREVVSLDAANTAYDGRFTFVRLQYGMALGRFGGRGLPPWAHDYPRAERNFMKILNEITGLTPFLGPTGGNILRLGDPELYKYPLAYMSEPGFWTMTEEETLTLRHYIEKGGFLIFDDFRGRHWYNFEKQINLLLPEASLVELDISHPIFHSFFEIESLDFVQFYRRGGRPSFFGVYEDNEPTNRLLLIANYNNDIGEYWEYSDTGFTPIELSNEAYKLGVNYIIYSMTH
- a CDS encoding MoxR family ATPase — translated: MEAFENQPLDLESPDDVALADRMKAGRAQIISEIKKQIIGQDEVIHEILLTLFVGGNSLIVGVPGLAKTLIIRTMAQVLDLKFNRIQFTPDLMPSDITGTDIIQDDPQTGGRKMVFSPGPVFTNILLADEINRTPPKTQSALLEAMQEHRVTIQGRTYTLEEPFFVFATQNPIELEGTYSLPEAQLDRFMFHIIIEHPPEDEEFEVVRTTTSIQNPQFSHTITGDDLVKFQELVRKVPVSEPVMRYALNLVRASRADKDGPDFVKKWIAFGASVRAAQYLVLGGKARALNEGRYHVNFDDIRALAHPVLRHRVLTNFHAMSESVTTDQIIDQLLDTVTVPTSGM
- a CDS encoding DUF58 domain-containing protein; protein product: MATQRHTLIPGASFVDPKVLARIGNLELLARILVDGFINGIHKASSLGVSVDFAEHRGYMPGDDIRRIDWRLYARTDRYYVKEFEADSNANFSVILDVSKSMGFSSGGLSKLDYAKFLAASLTYLANQQRDRVGIVTFDSEIIERVPPSAKHLDVVFHTIDRAIAGRPGLLGDPLFRMTEFFKRRGILALISDFYEEPDTILSAVKQFRAQGHDVMVFHVLDPAELEFPYDTASSFEDMESGERIPIVPENLREQYKKLIEEHTSALAKSFTEQQIDYAVFNTSTPIDYALFAFLSARERMARAR